In a single window of the Chionomys nivalis chromosome 11, mChiNiv1.1, whole genome shotgun sequence genome:
- the LOC130884105 gene encoding heterogeneous nuclear ribonucleoprotein A3-like isoform X1: MEGNDPKEPEQLRKLFIGGLSFETTDDSLREHFGKWGTLTDCVVMRDPQTKLSRGFGFVTYSCVEEVDAAMCAWPDKVDGRVVEPKRAIFRENSVKPGAHLTVKKICVGGIKEDTEEYNLRDYFKKYGKIEPIEVMEDRQSGKKRGFAFVTFDDHDTVDKTAVQKYHTLNGHNIKVKKALSKQEMQSAGSQRGHGSGSGNFMGRGENFGGGGGNFGSGGNFGGIGGYGSGGGGSRGSYGGSDGGYNGFGGDGGNYGGGHGYISRGGYGGGGTGYGKQGDGYGCGGGGEYDGYNEGGNFGGGNYGGGNYNDFGHYSGQQQSNYGLMTESSFGGRSSGSPYGGGYGSGVGSDGYGSRRF, translated from the coding sequence ATGGAGGGCAATGATCCAAAGGAACCAGAACAGTTGAGGAAACTGTTTATTGGTGGTCTGAGCTTTGAAACCACAGATGATAGCTTAAGAGAACATTTCGGGAAATGGGGCACACTTACAGACTGTGTGGTAATGAGAGATCCCCAAACAAAACTTTCCAGGGGCTTTGGTTTTGTGACCTACTCTTGTGTTGAAGAGGTGGATGCTGCAATGTGTGCTTGGCCAGACAAAGTTGATGGACGTGTGGTGGAACCAAAGAGAGCCATTTTTAGAGAGAATTCTGTAAAGCCTGGTGCCCatttaacagtgaagaaaatctGTGTTGGTGGTATTAAAGAGGATACAGAAGAGTATAACCTGAGAGACTACTTTAAAAAGTATGGCAAGATTGAACCCATAGAAGTTATGGAAGACAGGCAGAGTGGGAAAaagagaggatttgcttttgtgacTTTTGATGACCATGACACAGTTGATAAAACTGCTGTTCAGAAATACCACACTCTTAATGGGCATAATATTAAAGTGAAAAAGGCCCTTTCTAAACAAGAGATGCAGTCTGCTGGATCACAGAGAGGCCACGGAAGTGGATCTGGAAATTTTATGGGTCGTGGAGAGAActttggaggtggtggaggtaatTTTGGTAGTGGTGGAAACTTTGGTGGAATAGGAGGCTATGGTAgtggaggtggtggcagcagaggtAGTTATGGAGGTAGTGATGGTGGATATAATGGatttggaggtgatggtggcaaCTATGGTGGTGGTCATGGTTACATCAGTAGAGGAGGCTATGGTGGTGGTGGAACAGGCTATGGAAAACAAGGTGATGGATATGGttgtggtggaggaggagaataTGATGGTTACAATGAAGGGGGAAATTTTGGTGGAGGTAACTATGGTGGTGGGAACTATAATGACTTTGGACATTATAGTGGACAACAGCAATCAAATTATGGACTCATGACAGAGAGCAGTTTTGGTGGGAGAAGCTCAGGCAGTCCCTATGGTGGTGGCTATGGATCAGGTGTTGGAAGTGATGGATATGGTAGcagaaggttttaa
- the LOC130884105 gene encoding heterogeneous nuclear ribonucleoprotein A3-like isoform X2 — MEGNDPKEPEQLRKLFIGGLSFETTDDSLREHFGKWGTLTDCVVMRDPQTKLSRGFGFVTYSCVEEVDAAMCAWPDKVDGRVVEPKRAIFRENSVKPGAHLTVKKICVGGIKEDTEEYNLRDYFKKYGKIEPIEVMEDRQSGKKRGFAFVTFDDHDTVDKTAVQKYHTLNGHNIKVKKALSKQEMQSAGSQRGHGSGSGNFMGRGENFGGGGGNFGSGGNFGGIGGYGSGGGGSRGSYGGSDGGYNGFGGDGNYGGGNYNDFGHYSGQQQSNYGLMTESSFGGRSSGSPYGGGYGSGVGSDGYGSRRF, encoded by the exons ATGGAGGGCAATGATCCAAAGGAACCAGAACAGTTGAGGAAACTGTTTATTGGTGGTCTGAGCTTTGAAACCACAGATGATAGCTTAAGAGAACATTTCGGGAAATGGGGCACACTTACAGACTGTGTGGTAATGAGAGATCCCCAAACAAAACTTTCCAGGGGCTTTGGTTTTGTGACCTACTCTTGTGTTGAAGAGGTGGATGCTGCAATGTGTGCTTGGCCAGACAAAGTTGATGGACGTGTGGTGGAACCAAAGAGAGCCATTTTTAGAGAGAATTCTGTAAAGCCTGGTGCCCatttaacagtgaagaaaatctGTGTTGGTGGTATTAAAGAGGATACAGAAGAGTATAACCTGAGAGACTACTTTAAAAAGTATGGCAAGATTGAACCCATAGAAGTTATGGAAGACAGGCAGAGTGGGAAAaagagaggatttgcttttgtgacTTTTGATGACCATGACACAGTTGATAAAACTGCTGTTCAGAAATACCACACTCTTAATGGGCATAATATTAAAGTGAAAAAGGCCCTTTCTAAACAAGAGATGCAGTCTGCTGGATCACAGAGAGGCCACGGAAGTGGATCTGGAAATTTTATGGGTCGTGGAGAGAActttggaggtggtggaggtaatTTTGGTAGTGGTGGAAACTTTGGTGGAATAGGAGGCTATGGTAgtggaggtggtggcagcagaggtAGTTATGGAGGTAGTGATGGTGGATATAATGGatttggaggtgatg GTAACTATGGTGGTGGGAACTATAATGACTTTGGACATTATAGTGGACAACAGCAATCAAATTATGGACTCATGACAGAGAGCAGTTTTGGTGGGAGAAGCTCAGGCAGTCCCTATGGTGGTGGCTATGGATCAGGTGTTGGAAGTGATGGATATGGTAGcagaaggttttaa